One window of Plasmodium berghei ANKA genome assembly, chromosome: 5 genomic DNA carries:
- a CDS encoding methyltransferase, putative has product MYEVYYLDKNEEFQKTTEHENIESPLILKNCQVSLKKKKKVVKKNIYEGGYTIWECTWEMLRFFYKEEIDFKNMNILELGCAHGLVGINALQNKASVVFQELNKRVIDDVLLPNISKNLDIKLKKNKLKKKYMKINEKDIKCFVINKPWNKLNKKLRTKELKPFDYIIGNEILYRKENYYSIVKIIKLNLKPNGKAYFGAKSYYFGFEDGAGSISFLDYINNNKDLNLVAKIVHTSTGKSIYSKDVIEISFLNKE; this is encoded by the exons ATGTATGAAGTATACTATTTGGATAAAAATGAGGAATTTCAAAAAACAACAGAACATGAAAACATTGAAAGCCCATTAATTCTTAAAAATTGTCAAgtttcattaaaaaaaaaaaaaaaagtagtTAAGAAAAACATTTATGAGGGAGGATATACCATATGGGAATGTACATGGGAAATGCTAAGGTTCTTTTATAAAGAAGAAATAgatttcaaaaatatgaacattTTAGAGTTAG gATGTGCACATGGGCTCGTTGGAATAAACGCTCTTCAAAATAAAGCGAGTGTTGTTTTTCAAGAATTAAACAAAAGGGTAATTGATGATGTATTATTACCAAATATAAGCAAAAATTtagatataaaattaaaaaaaaacaaacttaaaaaaaaatatatgaaaataaacgAAAAAGACATAAAATGCTTTGTTATTAATAAACCATGGAATAAATTAAACAAGAAATTAAGAACTAAAGAATTAAAACCATTTGATTATATTATAGggaatgaaatattatacagaaaagaaaattattatagtattgtaaaaattataaaattaaatctAAAGCCGAACGGGAAAGCATACTTTGGAGCAAAgtcttattattttggCTTTGAAGATGGAGCTGGGTCAATCAGTTTTTTGgactatataaataataataaagatttAAATCTTGTTGCCAAAATAGTTCATACAAGTACAGGTAAATCTATTTATTCTAAGGACGTTATAGAAATATCTTTTTTGAATAAAGAATAA
- a CDS encoding serine/arginine-rich splicing factor 4, putative: MGYRSSRYNRTSCIYVGNLPGNVVEDEVYDLFGKFGRIKYIDIKLTRGSTSTAYAFVHYYDIKDAEYAIERRDGYKFDGERLRVEFSGENKSFGKYRRKEDGIGPPLRTEHRIIVSNLPDNCKWQHLKDIMRQCGDVGYANIEHGKGIVEFVDRDGMLYAIEKFDRAEFKVHDQVTNIKVRRDKRSLSYIKKHRSDYYSPRHKKKRIYSDESESNISRRRSKYSTSSSKGHNKYETDSDTSYDKKEKTRDGNKNKRSYSSDEKRDNKYSRSESSNSLSDDRTYKKKKNNYSTSRDRSSKDSKYHSEKESRQSKSHSKSVSGENSRSEEKSRSISGDISNNEKQNAGKNVKRENILSAEKEEKEERQGRSGSEKSGYNSAASEVKKDDNEDKNDEVNNEKFPVIPKGRKGATKRKPKAEKIKKRKNENKSENEDLKSVSNDGNKSDANKSDKENNNDTSVNQTEETKPKRGRTKKKANPEGN, from the exons atgggTTATAGATCTTCAAGGTATAATAGAACATCGTGTATATATGTTGGAAATTTACCAGGAAATGTTGTGGAAGACGAAGTCTATGATTTATTTGGAAAG TTTGGGCGTATAAAATACAttgatataaaattaacaagAGGATCAACTTCTACAGCATATGCGTTTGTTCATTATTATGACATAAA AGATGCAGAATATGCAATAGAAAGAAGAGATGGATATAAATTTGATGGGGAACGCCTACGTGTTGAATTTTCTGGAGAAAATAAAAG CTTTGGAAAATATCGAAGAAAAGAAGACGGGATTGGCCCACCTTTAAGAACAGAGCATCGAATTATTGTTAGCAATTTACCAGATAATTGTAAATGGCAACATTTAAAAGACATAATGAGGCAATGTGGTGATGTGGGATATGCCAATATTGAACATGGTAAAGGTATCGTGGAATTTGTTGACCGCGATGGAATGCTATATGCAATTGAAAAATTTGATCGTGCAGAATTTAAAGTCCATGATCAGGTTACAAATATTAAAGTTAGAAGAGATAAAAGGAGTTTATCTTACATAAAAAAGCATAGAAGTGATTATTATAGTCCAcgacataaaaaaaagcgAATATATAGTGATGAATCTGAATCAAATATATCGCGACGACGCAGTAAATATAGTACCTCGTCAAGTAAAGgacataataaatatgagaCAGATAGTGATACTTCATATgataaaaaggaaaaaacaagagatggaaataaaaacaaaagaagCTATTCTTCTGACGAGAAAAgagataataaatatagtaGAAGTGAATCGAGTAATTCATTAAGTGATGATAGAActtataaaaagaaaaaaaataattacagTACTTCAAGGGATAGATCAAGCAAAGACTCCAAATATCATTCAGAAAAGGAAAGTAGACAAAGTAAGAGTCATAGTAAAAGTGTAAGTGGAGAAAACAGTAGGAGCGAAGAAAAAAGTAGAAGCATTAGTGGAGATATAAGCaataatgaaaaacaaaatgcaGGAAAAAACGTGAAAAgggaaaatattttaagcgctgaaaaagaagaaaaagaagaaagaCAAGGGCGTAGTGGGTCTGAAAAGTCAGGATATAATAGCGCAGCTTCGGAAGTAAAGAAAGATGATAACGAggataaaaatgatgaagtGAATAATGAGAAGTTTCCAGTTATTCCGAAAGGAAGGAAAGGGGCTACTAAAAGGAAGCCAAAAGCtgaaaagataaaaaaaagaaaaaatgaaaataaaagtgaAAATGAAGATTTGAAAAGTGTTTCAAATGATGGTAATAAAAGTGATGCAAATAAATCAGAtaaggaaaataataacgaTACCTCAGTTAATCAAACTGAAGAAACAAAACCCAAAAGAGGTAGAACTAAAAAGAAAGCAAACCCTGAAGGAAATTAA
- a CDS encoding ZIP domain-containing protein, with protein sequence MWLKLILAIVILIECIVVIYLPSHIESRIMNKKKHKIFNMENFENVASGAILALAFIHMLPEVIGLLNKNNLTIYCCFGLILISVTFLNITDILYDHHTENCSDIDNAEKNTNKFTINSASDKNIRDHIDIEMESLSIKENTNLSNNFIFDTFKSNAFFIVLSLFIHSFVEGLLIGSLKDKNPIIIVGLSMIAHKWAECLMIYKNAVKKTKDPILSSIYAWSFILSLPLGILVAVLSFSSNEFVEIIFSSIACGFFLYLSFNMTKDITVTKANKFYISFSYFFGVCGMSTLMIVFNYLEKSNVV encoded by the exons atgtgGCTAAAACTGATTCTGGCTATAGTCATCCTTATTGAATGCATTGTAGTCATTTATTTACCGTCCCATATAGAGAGTAGgattatgaataaaaagaaGCATAAGATTTTTAATATggaaaattttgaaaatgttGCAAGTG GCGCAATTTTAGCTTTAGCTTTTATACACATGCTTCCAGAAGTTATAGGTTtattaaacaaaaacaaTCTGACCATTTATTGCTGTTTTGGTTTAATACTTATATCAGTAacatttttgaatataacagatatattatatgacCACCATACTGAAAATTGTTCTGATATTGACAATGCagaaaaaaacacaaataaatttactATTAATAGTGCAtctgataaaaatatccGTGACCATATAGATATAGAAATGGAATCATTAAGcattaaagaaaatacgaacctttcaaataattttatttttgacacatttaaatcaaatgctttttttatagttttaAGCCTTTTTATTCATTCGTTTGTAGAAG gTTTACTTATTGGAAgtttaaaagataaaaatcCTATTATAATAGTTGGCCTCTCGATGATAGCACATAAATGGGCAGAGTGTTTAATGATCTATAAAAATGCTGTCAAGAAGACAAAA GATCCAATTTTATCCTCTATATACGCATGGTCCTTTATATTATCCTTACCATTAGGAATTCTTGTTGCAGTGCTATCGTTTTCATCAA ATGAATTTGTGGAAATCATTTTTAGTTCAATTGCTTGtggattttttttgtatctCTCCTTTAAT atGACTAAAGACATAACGGTGACGAAAGCTAACAAATTCTATATCTCAtttagttatttttttggagTGTGTGGGATGTCAACATTAATGATagtatttaattatttagaaaaatcCAATGTAGTTTAA